TCGTTCTGAAGGAATTACTTGCGCGACCAACTGTTCAATCTTTTTACGCGTGCTCACTTTGGCAATATCATCATATAAAGCGAACAATCGGGTAAAGACCCGCATAACATTACCATCGACAGCAGGTATAGACTTATTATAAGCAATACTTAAGATCGCCCCCGCCGTATAAGGACCTACCCCTTTTAATTTAGAGATAGCAGGAAGTTCTTGCGGGACAACCCCCCCATACTCAGCCATCACCTCTTTCACCGCCGTGTGAAGATTGCGGACGCGCGAATAGTAACCTAATCCTTCCCATGCCTTAACTACTTCTCCATCGCTCGCCGACGCCAATGCTTCTAAGGTAGGAAACTGTGACAAAAAGTTTTCAAAATACGGGATTACTGTATCTACACGTGTCTGTTGTAACATAATCTCTGACACCCAAATACGATATGGATCTTGATTTTGACGCCATGGTAAGTCTCGTTTGGCAGTATCATACCATGTCAACAGGTCTTGCTGGATGCCCTCTGATACTTCAGCTGTAATCTCTTCAGCACTACTCATCTTAGTCGGCTTCACCCGCTCTGTTCTGGCTCATAAACGACCCTTTCTTTCTCACAACACCTTCATCACTTTGTGCTTCTACATAATCAACCACTCGCCGTGGATAAGCTAAACTGATCTCTTCTTTATTTAAACGCTCTACTACTGCTTTGCGAATTTCACGTTCGATAAACCAATACTGATCAGCCTCGCACAACGCCATCAATGTAAATTGTGTACCATTATCCTGAATGCTGGTAATCCCTAAGATTGAAGGAGACTCCTTCAAATACGGCGCATAGCGCCGTCCGATATCTGCACAAATATCATCCAATACATCCCACACAAGCGAAACATCTGCTTCATAGGGGACTTTCACGTTAACCAACGGACGCATCTCATCACGGCTATAATTGGAAACTTGTGTGATCTCACCATTGGATACATATTGCATCCTACCATCAAAGGCGCGAATTCTAGAAACACGTAAGCCAATCTCCTCCACCACACCTTGAACTTTACCGTTCAATTCAACATAATTGCCTACTTCCATCTGGTTATCGAATATGAGGAAAAAGCCACTGATCACATCTTTCACCAAACTTTGTGCTCCAAAGCCAATCGCCAATCCGACAATCCCTGCACCAGCTAAGAGAGGAGCGGGGTTAATCCCAAAACCGCTATACAAGATCATCAGACCCGCTAAGAAATATATAACATACCGCGCCGTCGACTGAATCAATCTGCTCAGGGTTACATTTTTATTTCCATCTCTCCTGAGCTCAAAAATGCGGTCTATAAAGCGGGCAGAAAACTTCAAAGCCAACATAGCTAACACCACGATGAGCGCCACTTTCACTACCGGGTATAACCACTCTTCCATAATTTTCGTTAAAAATAGGGTTGGGTTATTTACAATTTCATCTGTTGTTTCCTCGGCATTTTTAAGTAAATCATCAACCGCCATCATCATATTTCACGTCCCTAGTGTATAGATTTCTTCTTAAATCGACCTCCAAGAACATCATGTACATGTTCAATCGCCACAAAGGCATTCGGATCGTGCTCAAGCACAATACTTTTTAGTTTAGCAACCTCAATCCGGGTCACAATACAGTATAAAAGCTCTTTTGATTCCTGTGTATATGCACCCTTACCGTATATGTGGGTTACTCCGCGACCCAAACGGAACAAAATTGCTTCTGCGATCTCATCCGGTTTATCAGAGATGATCATGACTGACTTGGATTCATCTAAACCCTCCACCACAATATCAATCACTTTAAAGGCGATAAAGTATGCGATCAAGGAATACATGGCTCGATCCCAACCAAAAACAAAACCTGCACTGCCCAAAATAAAGATATTAAAAAACATTACAATCTCGCCCACCGAAAATCCCAGTTTTTCATTCCCAATGATCGCCAAGATTTCTGTTCCATCCAAAGAGCCACCATTTCGTATGATTAAGCCTACCCCAATCCCAATCACAATACCACCGAACACGGTGGCTAAAAAAGCATTGTCTGTTGCAGCTTCAATGTGGTGAAAAAAGCGGACAAATATTGCTAGCAATGCGACTGCCACCATCGTTGAGATGGCAAAGGTTTTCCCGATTTCGCGATAACCTAAATATAAGAAGGGTAGATTGATTAAGATTAAGTATATAGATAATGATAAAGGTGTAATCTCACTGAAAATAATAGATAATCCTACAACTCCCCCATCAATAATCTGATTGGGAATCAAAAACAATTCCAATCCAATAGCTACCAAAAAACTACCCAGCGCAACTACAAACCACTTTCGACTAAACTTTACGGCCTTATACAATTGATTCATCTAATTTATGCCCCCAATATAACCTATCCCCATCCGCTACTTTCGATTTATCATCATCCTTCATTATACCAAAAGTATGGGGAGAACACGCACTGATCACACCCTCTAAACTTTCTCCCTAGAAAGTATTACCATGGTTATTAATCCGATATCTAGTAAAATAGAAGCAACTAGCATCAAGCCTACTTGGATCATTCGCTTGTTGTTCGGAGAGGGGAAACCGCATATGCCATTCTACAGACCTTACCTTACCAGACAAATATCCTGGCTTATCGTTGGAATTCTCGTCTTCGTCGGCGCGATCAGCTGGATGTATTGGATATATAAAGAACAGAGCCATCGCCAGCAAGTACTGTTAGAAACTCACTTTAAAGAAGCTACTCCTTATCACTTTGAAAATAACCAGCTCTATTTCACTGCCCAAAAGGCTGATGAAAAAGAGAGAGAGTATGTGCTTGATCTAGATGCCAAAAAACTGCGACAAAACAACCATGAAAATATTATGATTTATGCTGCCGATCATCGCCGCTTCCCTTTAGGCGATACTCCTTGGCTCCTTCATCAAGAACAGAAGACTCTTAAGATTGAACATAAGAAAGAAGAGCGCTCCCACGTCATAACACGGAATTTACAATCCGTATGGCCATCACCTAGTGGACAGTTCATTATCTATACCACTAAACGCGGCGGTCGTGTCAGCCTCTATCTCTACAATATAAATATAAAACAAGCGTTTATCCTCTATAACGATATCCGTGCCTTTAACCCTAATCATCCTGCTTTTGTTCAGTGGTCATCAGATGAACAATCCTTGTTATTAAATGAACATGATCTCTACAACACGGAAAATGGAAAGAAAATCGACTCTATAGAGGGCAGTGGGGCTACTTTTGTTCCTCATAAAAATGTTCTCACCTATCTTCAAGGCGAGAAGAAACTACGCGATTACGCCATCCCAATGGGCCATAAAATTATCTGGCGAGATTTGCAAACGAATAAAGAGACAACACTCTACACAGCAGCGAAGGAAGAATGGGTTATTGACCGTATCCTATGGGATGAGGAAGGAGAAGCTTACAGCTTCGCCACCGGCAAAATAGTTAATGAAGAACCACAAATTGATCGCGTTCATGTGAAGGATCTCCAACTTTTTCACTACGTAGAAAGTGAGCAAAACTTATTACCGACAAGTCTTAATTACCATACTCTCAGCAATCGAGGTACTTATCTCTCATATACGATGAATGGTGTTTTAAAGCTACTAAACTTAGAGTCACAGCAATCACGCGTATTTGATGTATACCCTTATGCTGAAAGAAGTAATCCTGATTTCATCTATTACCGCGCTAGCGGGGTCTGGATTGCTCAGGCCCATGAAATTATTCGCATCGCAGAGGAGATGGAAGAGAAAGTGATGTACCACACTCCCCTCTCCATTCAAAACTATTATCTCTCCGAAAACGAACAAAACCTTATCGTATTTGAGCAAGATACAGATTCGAAGATTCGTCTGCGTTTAGTTAACCTTCATGCGGAAGCTACAGAACAACCCCCTGCTCCGCAATCGAATTAAATACAGGGGGCTCTTTTTTATATGCAATTTTATACAAATGTGCTGATCATCCATGCTAATGTTAATACAGATGCCGTCGAAATTCCTAACCATAAACCCAACCGCCGCATGTCACGCATTAAAATCTCTATCGGGGGAAGGACGTGTTCATTCTTTATTTGCTTCGCTTTCTTTTTCGCCATTGTTCTCCTCCAATTATCAGACATTTTACAAATTAGTCACTTTCGTGTAACATTAGTGTAATATCTCGCTCGTATACAGATTCACGTACGCTTTATTACACAACATGCATATACTATAACAAACCTTGCT
This sequence is a window from Mechercharimyces sp. CAU 1602. Protein-coding genes within it:
- the mutY gene encoding A/G-specific adenine glycosylase; translation: MKPTKMSSAEEITAEVSEGIQQDLLTWYDTAKRDLPWRQNQDPYRIWVSEIMLQQTRVDTVIPYFENFLSQFPTLEALASASDGEVVKAWEGLGYYSRVRNLHTAVKEVMAEYGGVVPQELPAISKLKGVGPYTAGAILSIAYNKSIPAVDGNVMRVFTRLFALYDDIAKVSTRKKIEQLVAQVIPSERAGDFNQAVMELGAMICTPSSPQCLLCPVQAYCRGFAHNVERDLPVKKKAKPPVHVSVVMVWLTRGDQILIEKRPDTGLLAGMWGLPTIERQEGEVAEATLARALSEWGLEAVISGVKGQFEHVFSHRRWMSTVVAATPQVEQSYPSRWMWVTKERLLEYAYPKVYQKAFQVMGINRK
- a CDS encoding mechanosensitive ion channel family protein; this translates as MMAVDDLLKNAEETTDEIVNNPTLFLTKIMEEWLYPVVKVALIVVLAMLALKFSARFIDRIFELRRDGNKNVTLSRLIQSTARYVIYFLAGLMILYSGFGINPAPLLAGAGIVGLAIGFGAQSLVKDVISGFFLIFDNQMEVGNYVELNGKVQGVVEEIGLRVSRIRAFDGRMQYVSNGEITQVSNYSRDEMRPLVNVKVPYEADVSLVWDVLDDICADIGRRYAPYLKESPSILGITSIQDNGTQFTLMALCEADQYWFIEREIRKAVVERLNKEEISLAYPRRVVDYVEAQSDEGVVRKKGSFMSQNRAGEAD
- a CDS encoding YitT family protein, whose product is MNQLYKAVKFSRKWFVVALGSFLVAIGLELFLIPNQIIDGGVVGLSIIFSEITPLSLSIYLILINLPFLYLGYREIGKTFAISTMVAVALLAIFVRFFHHIEAATDNAFLATVFGGIVIGIGVGLIIRNGGSLDGTEILAIIGNEKLGFSVGEIVMFFNIFILGSAGFVFGWDRAMYSLIAYFIAFKVIDIVVEGLDESKSVMIISDKPDEIAEAILFRLGRGVTHIYGKGAYTQESKELLYCIVTRIEVAKLKSIVLEHDPNAFVAIEHVHDVLGGRFKKKSIH